Proteins from a genomic interval of Anas platyrhynchos isolate ZD024472 breed Pekin duck chromosome 4, IASCAAS_PekinDuck_T2T, whole genome shotgun sequence:
- the FGF5 gene encoding fibroblast growth factor 5 — MGGGPAPPEPGLGARGSAQVRCPPGRTQRAGGAAPCRRCWAAERGCGALLPPFLLLLLLLHLPPAGSMSPAFLLLLLLLFLLPARARRERLPSGAQAGRSAPAPSSSSSTSSSSSSSSSSSWAAGPSRFPRSRPGRRRGRLYCRVGIGFHLQLHPDGRVDGAHDASPLSILEIFAVSQGIVGIRGVFSNKFLAMSKKGKLHASAHFTSECQFRERFQENSYNTYASAVHRGRRSGREWYVALNKRGKAKRGCSPRARPQHVSTHFLPRFRQPPPPQLAFTVTRPEKKPPPPPPPPPPKKTAAATPPRHSHGPVKYRLKFRFG; from the exons ATGGGGGGCGGCCCCGCACCCCCCGAGCCCGGgctgggggctcggggctcCGCACAGGTGCGGTGCCCCCCCGGGCGCACACAGCGGGCGGGAGGGGCGGCCCCCTGCCGCCGGTGCTGGGCGGCGGAGCGGGGATGCGGCGCCCTCCTCccgcccttcctcctcctcctcctcctcctccacctccctcccgccggcagcatgagcccggccttcctcctcctcctcctcctcctcttcctcctgcccgCCCGAGCCCGGCGGGAGCGGCTGCCCAGCGGGGCGCAGGCGGGACGCAGCGCCCCcgctccttcttcctcctcctccacctcctcctcttcctcctcttcctcctcttcctcctgggcCGCGGGGCCGAGCCGCTTCCCTCGGAGCCgcccggggcggcggcggggccggctgTACTGCCGGGTGGGCATCGGCTTCCACCTGCAGCTGCACCCCGACGGCCGGGTGGACGGCGCCCACGACGCCAGCCCGCTCA gtattttggaaatatttgctGTGTCTCAGGGGATTGTAGGAATACGAGGAGTTTTCAGCAACAAATTTTTAGCGAtgtcaaaaaaaggaaaactccaTGCAAGT GCGCATTTCACATCCGAGTGCCAGTTCCGGGAGCGCTTCCAGGAGAACAGCTACAACACCTACGCCTCGGCCGTGCACCGCGGCCGCCGCTCGGGCCGCGAGTGGTACGTGGCCCTCAACAAGCGGGGCAAGGCCAagcggggctgcagcccccgcgCCCGCCCCCAGCACGTCTCCACACACTTCTTGCCCCGTTTCCGACAGCCCCCCCCGCCGCAGCTGGCCTTCACCGTCACCCGGCCCGAGAAGAagccgccaccacctcctccgccaccaccaccaaagaAAACGGCAGCGGCCACCCCACCGCGGCACAGCCACGGCCCTGTCAAGTACCGCCTCAAGTTTCGCTTCGGGTAG